The stretch of DNA ATAGACTGGCCCTCAAGCCGACGGACGTTTATCGCCCGTTGGCAGGCCTAAGGAGAGGTGCACGATGCCCAAGGTCGGTATGCAACCCATACGCCGCCAGCAGTTGATCGAAGCCACATTGACGGCCGTCGATCAGGTCGGAATGGGGGATGCCAGCATTGCGCTGATCGCCCGTCTGGCCGGTGTCTCGAATGGCATCATCAGTCACTATTTTCAGGACAAGAATGGCCTGATCGCCGCCACGATGCGGTACCTGATGAACGTGCTGATCGAGAACGTCACCGAGCGCCGGTTGGCGCTGAAAGATGACAGCCCGCGGGCCCATCTTCAGGTGATCATCGAAGGCAACTTCGACGCCAGCCAAGTCAACGGCCCGGCTATGAAAACCTGGCTGGCCTTCTGGGCCACCAGCATGCACCACCCGTCATTGCACAGGCTGCAGCGGATCAACGATCACCGTCTGTATTCCAACCTGTGTTGCCAGTTCCGCCGAGCGTTGCCGTTGCCCGAGGCACGCAGCGCAGCCCGAGGCCTGGCGGCCCTGATCGACGGTTTGTGGTTGCGCGGCGCCCTGTCGGGAGACGCTTTCGACACGGAGCAGGCGCAACGGATCGCTTACGAATACATGGATTTCCAATTGGCCAAGCAGGTGAGTTAGAGCACACATAAACGCTCAACTCCCGAACCGCGCCAACCACTAATGCACTTGCGAGGACTTTATGGCCCGTTTCGAACTGCAAAAACTCTACATTGACGGCGGCTACTCCGACGCTGGCAGCGATGCCACTTTCGAAGCCATCAACCC from Pseudomonas sp. NC02 encodes:
- the betI gene encoding transcriptional regulator BetI produces the protein MPKVGMQPIRRQQLIEATLTAVDQVGMGDASIALIARLAGVSNGIISHYFQDKNGLIAATMRYLMNVLIENVTERRLALKDDSPRAHLQVIIEGNFDASQVNGPAMKTWLAFWATSMHHPSLHRLQRINDHRLYSNLCCQFRRALPLPEARSAARGLAALIDGLWLRGALSGDAFDTEQAQRIAYEYMDFQLAKQVS